The Spirosoma radiotolerans genome has a window encoding:
- a CDS encoding phage integrase SAM-like domain-containing protein — protein MSTKRMPISIRFALRSPKKGQVYANPHPLQVWITVNGQRDHFGAVYPPVTGSKLLVNPKEWQVEDQASSRRDDTVNKHLPKLKAYILEVFDRQCAIAQVNPDFPPTVKSVCYQIQEGKLPDWNPENGWQLGKQKPTIPLLSGDTSLVDVYSSRVAALERHYGPTPTKTQTIDVGRWKRGLDLLRAWAKAHNTPVPACQKITLSWLKDYHKWLQTQKSKKQSKPISAAMASRYIGKIGQVLQYMVDAELIERNNVEKQSWPRYDDKEILFLEPEHVAKLFTLNWKRTKGTALWWFLLMCCTGLDYPDAVAYARSRHGFERVGPSGRKILGKRLKPPHEEYDVPLLDEVEWLFAVHPEGPEDISGAAVNRYTDQIEGVLGITWRITNKTARKTFGCLMLINGYYIGEVSRMLGHKRISTTERHYARIIGSAVDRARSRVKKSSLI, from the coding sequence GTGAGTACGAAACGAATGCCGATCAGTATACGCTTTGCATTGCGCTCTCCCAAAAAGGGGCAGGTCTATGCTAATCCGCACCCCCTGCAAGTCTGGATTACGGTCAATGGTCAGCGGGACCACTTTGGGGCCGTTTATCCGCCTGTGACCGGTAGTAAGCTACTGGTCAACCCCAAGGAATGGCAGGTCGAGGATCAGGCATCATCGCGCCGGGATGATACAGTCAACAAACACCTGCCCAAACTTAAAGCGTATATACTGGAGGTATTCGACCGGCAATGCGCCATTGCCCAGGTGAACCCCGATTTTCCGCCAACCGTCAAATCGGTTTGCTACCAGATCCAGGAAGGAAAATTGCCCGACTGGAATCCAGAAAACGGCTGGCAGCTTGGCAAACAAAAGCCTACGATTCCTCTTTTGTCCGGCGACACATCGCTGGTCGATGTGTACAGTTCCCGAGTGGCTGCACTTGAGCGGCACTACGGCCCGACGCCTACCAAAACCCAAACCATTGATGTAGGCCGGTGGAAGAGAGGACTCGACCTACTCCGCGCCTGGGCCAAAGCGCACAATACGCCCGTACCGGCCTGCCAGAAAATAACCCTGTCCTGGCTGAAGGACTATCATAAGTGGCTTCAGACCCAGAAAAGCAAAAAGCAGTCGAAGCCCATTTCGGCGGCAATGGCCTCCCGCTACATCGGCAAAATTGGGCAGGTGTTGCAGTACATGGTTGACGCGGAGCTGATCGAGCGCAACAACGTAGAGAAACAGTCCTGGCCCCGTTACGACGATAAGGAGATCCTGTTTTTAGAGCCCGAACACGTCGCCAAGCTGTTTACCCTGAATTGGAAGCGAACGAAAGGTACCGCGCTTTGGTGGTTTCTCTTGATGTGCTGCACCGGACTGGATTATCCCGACGCGGTAGCGTATGCCCGGTCACGTCACGGCTTTGAGCGCGTCGGTCCATCGGGGCGTAAAATTCTGGGCAAACGTCTAAAGCCGCCCCATGAAGAATACGACGTGCCGCTACTGGACGAGGTTGAGTGGTTATTCGCGGTTCATCCGGAAGGGCCGGAAGATATATCCGGAGCCGCCGTCAACCGCTATACCGATCAGATCGAGGGTGTGCTGGGTATCACCTGGCGCATTACCAATAAGACTGCCCGTAAAACATTTGGCTGTCTGATGCTTATTAATGGGTACTACATCGGGGAGGTGAGCCGGATGCTGGGGCACAAACGGATAAGTACGACCGAGCGTCATTACGCCCGCATCATTGGTAGCGCCGTCGACCGCGCCCGGAGCCGGGTCAAAAAAAGCTCTCTGATATGA
- a CDS encoding PD-(D/E)XK nuclease-like domain-containing protein: MTDHQYRTYPAYSNSDLSELFAMRTGGQIKPIDPKAALFGTVFHSLILEPNTSNLWDKLHVKDQAHLLKMKASIKKTVPNWVEHWQTPGCHEIEKYWTCPRTGLSLKAKIDAQWLNPPAVLFDLKTTSARSGQEFFDCFVRYGYDRQAAFYLDAFGFEYSFIFVGVQKRSPYEVFTVNMNMSHDRRAMIDMARRKNARLLGDAFKESQKPDGWRPSSWSRKEEADA, translated from the coding sequence ATGACTGACCATCAATACAGAACCTATCCAGCCTACTCCAATAGTGACCTCAGCGAGCTATTTGCAATGCGTACGGGCGGACAAATCAAGCCCATCGACCCCAAAGCCGCCCTGTTCGGTACGGTCTTTCACAGCTTGATTCTGGAGCCCAATACGTCTAACCTATGGGATAAGCTGCACGTCAAAGACCAGGCGCATTTACTCAAGATGAAAGCCAGCATCAAGAAGACCGTACCAAACTGGGTCGAACACTGGCAGACGCCGGGCTGTCACGAAATAGAGAAGTACTGGACCTGTCCACGGACGGGCCTGTCCCTCAAAGCCAAGATTGACGCCCAGTGGCTTAACCCGCCCGCCGTACTTTTTGATTTAAAAACTACTTCAGCCCGTAGCGGACAGGAATTCTTTGATTGTTTTGTTAGGTATGGCTACGACCGACAAGCGGCCTTTTACTTAGATGCTTTTGGTTTTGAGTACAGTTTTATTTTCGTCGGTGTCCAGAAGCGGAGTCCGTACGAGGTATTCACGGTCAACATGAATATGAGCCACGACCGGCGAGCGATGATCGATATGGCCAGACGCAAAAACGCCCGGTTGCTGGGTGATGCGTTCAAAGAGAGTCAGAAACCGGACGGCTGGCGCCCCTCCAGCTGGAGCCGAAAGGAGGAGGCTGACGCATGA
- a CDS encoding helix-turn-helix domain-containing protein, protein MRPLNQLTNGTLLALKTALDGYQRFEHSEPMIADYFGRILDSLIGPLTDINIWAIRNLINEEDRRRSNQVAIKPVNPKVYENVLKLSPPELRVLKLIGDGYRMEIIADLLNVSYRTVVNHKVNISAKLGLGSSRDLIKFAIDNLTIL, encoded by the coding sequence ATGAGACCACTCAACCAACTGACAAACGGTACTTTACTCGCCTTAAAAACCGCGCTCGACGGCTACCAGCGGTTTGAGCATAGCGAACCGATGATCGCCGATTATTTCGGCCGTATTCTTGACTCGCTGATCGGCCCGCTGACCGATATTAACATCTGGGCGATTCGCAATCTGATTAACGAGGAGGACCGTCGTCGTAGCAATCAAGTAGCGATCAAGCCGGTCAATCCAAAAGTTTACGAGAATGTGCTTAAGCTGAGTCCGCCCGAACTCCGGGTTTTAAAGCTCATCGGCGACGGCTACCGGATGGAGATCATTGCCGACCTGTTAAATGTCTCCTATCGTACTGTCGTCAATCACAAAGTGAATATTTCGGCTAAACTGGGTTTGGGCAGTAGCCGCGACCTGATCAAATTTGCCATCGACAATCTGACAATTTTATAA
- a CDS encoding M14 metallopeptidase family protein, translating into MKHFLLLAGLTVASLTIQSESASAQSTSSTSAVASSAPIDSPAKFLGYQIGERFTPHYRVLAYAEQVARQLPKRIKLIPYGTTYEGRQLMVVAIGSEENMNRLEEIRTNNLKRIGLMDGTPTAAAQPPIAWLSYNVHGNEAVSSETFMDVLYRLLSSSDAVSQKIMNTTVVILDPGLNPDGHDRYVNWYNQMVGRTPDPTPSAREHNEPWPGGRYTHYLFDPNRDWAWQTQEITQQRMALYQQWMPHLHGDFHEMGVESPYYFAPSAKPYHEDITPFQRKFQQTIGDYCSRYFDKNGWLYYTRERFDLFYPSYGDTYPTYNGAIGMTFEQGGSGRAGLAIEKADGDTLTLRQRIDHHVASSIATLESVADRPAEIVKEFGQFFDKSRNTPIGVYKSYVIKSNGDAGRLKALQKLLERNKISYGYSGKAQTVASGFNYITQKNDKNVSVAADDIVISAYQPKSTLLKILFEQNSALEDSATYDITAWSLPYAFGLQTYGLTARINPGSTQPPAVSSSTSTTGSTAASRPYAYLVRWQSLPAVQMLAGLLKQKIRVRAAEKPFDVENKTYPSGTLIVTRAGNERFGERFDALVRAEATKTGADLTPVQTGFVSKGSDFGSDFVTGLKAPRVGVVIGEGTPPPSAGEVWHFFDQELNYPLALIDGNTLGNVQWNKLDVLILPTNYNYGRYLTEKNLASIREWIRAGGKLIALERAASFLAGKEGFDLKEKDDKGKDKSKDKSSVLDSLKLYIDRERTAIADDIPGSIYRVDVDTSHPLGFGLSGGYYSLVQNAYNFDFLKDGWNVGYLKTTNYVAGFSGRNAKEKLKNTLVMGVQELGRGSVVYLADDPLFRGFWYNGKLLFGNAVFMVGN; encoded by the coding sequence ATGAAACACTTCTTGCTGCTTGCAGGTCTGACAGTCGCATCACTGACTATTCAGTCCGAGTCGGCATCTGCACAGTCAACTTCCTCTACATCGGCCGTTGCATCTTCCGCTCCGATCGATTCACCCGCTAAATTCCTTGGCTATCAGATTGGAGAACGGTTCACGCCACATTACCGCGTTCTGGCTTATGCTGAACAAGTGGCCCGCCAACTTCCTAAACGCATTAAACTTATCCCCTATGGCACAACCTACGAAGGTCGCCAGTTGATGGTCGTTGCGATTGGTTCGGAAGAAAACATGAACCGGTTGGAAGAAATCCGAACAAATAATTTGAAGCGCATTGGCCTGATGGATGGGACGCCGACGGCCGCAGCTCAACCGCCTATTGCCTGGCTGAGCTACAACGTTCACGGCAATGAAGCCGTCAGTTCTGAAACGTTCATGGATGTGCTGTATCGGTTGCTCAGTTCGTCGGATGCCGTATCGCAGAAAATCATGAACACAACGGTGGTTATTCTCGATCCGGGCTTGAACCCCGATGGGCATGATCGGTATGTGAACTGGTACAACCAAATGGTGGGTCGCACACCCGACCCGACCCCCTCTGCCCGCGAGCACAACGAACCCTGGCCAGGTGGTCGTTATACCCACTACCTGTTCGATCCTAACCGCGACTGGGCCTGGCAAACGCAGGAGATTACCCAGCAACGCATGGCGCTCTACCAGCAGTGGATGCCCCATCTTCACGGCGATTTCCACGAAATGGGCGTTGAGAGCCCTTATTATTTTGCTCCCTCCGCCAAACCCTACCATGAAGACATAACGCCTTTTCAGCGGAAGTTCCAGCAAACCATTGGCGACTATTGCAGCCGCTACTTCGACAAAAATGGCTGGCTTTACTACACACGCGAGCGTTTTGATCTGTTTTACCCCAGCTATGGCGACACATACCCAACCTACAACGGGGCTATTGGAATGACCTTTGAGCAGGGCGGCAGTGGCCGGGCGGGGCTCGCTATTGAAAAAGCGGACGGTGATACCCTTACCCTGCGCCAGCGGATCGACCACCACGTGGCATCCAGTATAGCCACGCTCGAATCCGTAGCCGACCGGCCCGCCGAGATTGTGAAGGAATTCGGACAATTTTTCGATAAATCGCGCAATACACCGATTGGGGTCTATAAAAGTTATGTCATTAAGTCCAATGGCGATGCAGGCCGGTTGAAAGCGTTGCAGAAGCTCCTGGAACGCAACAAAATCAGTTATGGCTACTCGGGTAAAGCCCAAACTGTGGCGAGTGGATTTAACTACATCACGCAGAAGAACGATAAGAACGTATCGGTTGCTGCCGACGACATTGTGATCAGCGCCTACCAGCCTAAATCAACGCTGCTGAAAATTCTGTTTGAACAAAACTCCGCGCTGGAAGACTCCGCGACGTATGACATTACGGCCTGGTCATTGCCGTATGCGTTCGGTTTGCAAACCTATGGGCTGACAGCGCGAATCAATCCGGGGAGCACTCAACCACCCGCCGTTAGCAGTTCAACCTCAACAACCGGCTCCACCGCGGCATCCCGGCCGTATGCTTACCTTGTGCGCTGGCAGTCATTGCCGGCGGTACAGATGCTGGCAGGATTGCTTAAACAAAAAATCAGGGTCCGGGCGGCCGAAAAGCCATTTGATGTCGAAAACAAAACGTACCCTTCAGGCACGCTCATCGTCACCCGCGCTGGCAACGAGCGCTTCGGTGAACGCTTCGACGCGCTCGTTCGGGCGGAAGCAACGAAAACAGGAGCTGACCTGACGCCGGTTCAAACGGGCTTCGTGAGCAAGGGGTCGGATTTTGGGTCAGATTTCGTCACCGGGTTGAAGGCTCCCCGGGTTGGCGTCGTTATTGGTGAAGGAACTCCTCCGCCATCAGCGGGTGAAGTATGGCATTTCTTCGATCAGGAATTGAACTACCCTCTTGCTCTTATTGACGGCAACACGCTCGGCAACGTACAGTGGAACAAGCTGGATGTGCTGATTCTGCCGACAAACTACAACTACGGTCGCTACCTGACCGAGAAAAATTTAGCCTCCATCCGGGAATGGATACGGGCGGGCGGCAAACTGATTGCCCTGGAGCGGGCCGCATCGTTTCTGGCCGGAAAGGAAGGGTTTGATTTGAAAGAGAAGGACGATAAAGGGAAGGACAAGAGCAAAGATAAAAGCAGCGTACTCGACTCCCTCAAGCTTTACATTGACCGCGAACGGACGGCCATAGCGGATGATATTCCGGGTAGTATCTACCGGGTCGACGTCGATACGTCTCACCCACTCGGCTTCGGCCTGTCGGGGGGCTATTACTCGCTGGTGCAGAATGCCTACAACTTTGATTTCCTGAAAGATGGCTGGAATGTAGGGTACCTCAAAACGACGAACTACGTAGCGGGTTTCTCCGGCAGAAACGCCAAAGAGAAGCTAAAAAACACGCTGGTTATGGGCGTTCAGGAGCTTGGCCGGGGTAGTGTCGTTTACCTGGCCGACGACCCCTTGTTCCGGGGTTTCTGGTACAATGGCAAACTCCTGTTTGGCAACGCCGTGTTCATGGTTGGCAATTAA
- a CDS encoding phosphoadenosine phosphosulfate reductase domain-containing protein: MNQLALFPQSATLAIPDVIRKALSDGATLAISISGGKDSHALLIELSRWFRQQHFNGQLFAIHADLGRAEWPQTPDFVKRICEENDVPLIVVQRAKGDLVARLEERLEATSGTGKPFWPDAQNRYCTSHNKSGPIDIELRKPFWPSAANRYCTSDSKRGPIDTALRAENPVIISAEGVRGDESSARAKKAVVEVRTGITASSTDPIRNLSAMTPAQSLFCQQKGQRVAFNWRPLLYWNEEMIWDSIGTSLAELRERQAMYKAGLYDPALRGWLAHPAYVFGNTRLSCALCVLGSKSDLTNGANHNPDLYRHYLELERAGNSTFKNGWSLSELPVTGRAKELRDEYLSGR; encoded by the coding sequence ATGAATCAGCTAGCCCTTTTTCCTCAATCAGCTACGTTAGCCATCCCTGACGTTATTCGTAAAGCCTTATCAGATGGTGCAACATTAGCCATCAGTATCAGCGGTGGTAAGGATTCTCATGCTCTTTTAATTGAGCTTTCACGATGGTTTCGTCAGCAACATTTTAATGGTCAGTTGTTTGCCATTCATGCGGATTTAGGCCGCGCCGAATGGCCACAAACACCCGACTTTGTAAAACGCATTTGCGAAGAGAATGACGTACCCTTGATTGTTGTACAACGTGCCAAAGGTGACTTGGTAGCCCGCTTAGAAGAGCGGCTAGAAGCTACCAGTGGAACTGGTAAGCCGTTTTGGCCCGATGCTCAGAACCGGTATTGCACCTCACACAACAAGTCAGGCCCTATCGATATAGAGTTACGAAAACCTTTTTGGCCATCGGCTGCCAATCGGTATTGCACATCTGATTCGAAGCGAGGTCCGATTGACACTGCTTTACGGGCTGAAAATCCGGTTATTATTTCCGCTGAAGGCGTTCGGGGTGATGAGAGTTCAGCAAGGGCCAAAAAGGCAGTGGTTGAAGTTCGTACGGGAATAACAGCTAGTAGTACTGATCCAATCCGTAACCTGTCGGCTATGACGCCTGCTCAGTCTCTTTTCTGTCAACAAAAAGGTCAACGCGTGGCATTCAACTGGCGACCACTGCTATACTGGAATGAAGAGATGATTTGGGATAGCATCGGCACCAGTTTGGCCGAGCTACGCGAACGGCAGGCTATGTACAAAGCAGGCTTATACGATCCCGCTCTGCGAGGGTGGTTAGCGCATCCAGCCTATGTATTTGGTAATACACGCCTATCCTGCGCCCTATGTGTACTAGGTTCTAAATCTGATTTGACGAACGGGGCAAATCATAACCCAGACCTATATCGACATTATTTGGAGCTTGAACGAGCGGGTAATAGTACGTTTAAAAACGGCTGGTCGCTGTCGGAACTACCTGTAACTGGCAGGGCAAAAGAATTGAGAGATGAGTATTTAAGTGGTAGATAA